Proteins co-encoded in one Malus domestica chromosome 09, GDT2T_hap1 genomic window:
- the LOC103429002 gene encoding cystinosin homolog produces MASWNSTPLEITYEVLGWTAFVSWSISFYPQVILNFRRKSVVGLNFDFVVLNLTKHSSYLIYNASLYFSSAVQKQYFKKYGDKQMIPVAANDVAFSCHAVLLTAVTLYQISIYERGNQKVSKISIGIVAVVWLAAAVCVFVALPRHSWLWLISVFNSIQVSMTCIKYIPQAVMNFLRKSTDGFSIGNILLDFTGGAASYAQMAMQSIDQHSWVNFYGNIGKTLLSLISIFFDLLFMCQHFVLYRGKSSEELVKTSDEPVSENV; encoded by the exons ATGGCATCGTGGAACTCGACTCCGCTGGAAATCACGTACGAAGTGCTGGGATGGACGGCGTTCGTGAGTTGGTCCATCAGCTTCTACCCGCAAGTAATCTTGAATTTCCGCCGTAAAAG TGTTGTGGGGCTGAACTTCGATTTCGTGGTGTTGAATTTGACGAAGCACTCCTCCTATCTCATTTACAACGCCAGTCTCTACTTCAGCTCCGCCGTACAAAAGCAGTACTTCAAAAAGTACGGCGACAAACAG ATGATACCTGTTGCAGCAAATGACGTCGCTTTCTCTTGTCATGCTGTTTTACTGACGGCAGTTACCCTGTACCAAATATCAATCTATGAA CGCGGAAATCAGAAGGTCTCCAAGATTTCCATTGGAATTGTTGCTGTCGTGTGGTTAGCTGCTGCAGTTTGTGTTTTCGTAGCTTTGCCAAGGCATTCCTGGCTTTGGTTGATTTCCGTTTTCAA CTCAATTCAAGTTTCTATGACATGCATCAAATATATTCCTCAG GCGGTCATGAACTTCCTTCGAAAGAGCACAGATGGATTCAGCATTGGCAACATTTTACTTGATTTCACCGGAGGGGCAGCTAGTTATGCGCAAATGGCCATGCAGTCTATAGATCAAC ATTCTTGGGTGAACTTCTATGGAAATATCGGAAAGACACTGCTGTCTCTG ATATCTATCTTCTTTGACCTTCTGTTCATGTGTCAACATTTCGTGCTGTATCGCGGCAAGAGTAGTGAAGAACTTGTCAAGACTTCCGATGAACCAGTTTCGGAAAATGTATAA
- the LOC114826875 gene encoding early nodulin-like protein 21 — translation MANFNCNMIFLFSPVMFFFCYGHFVSAFEFQVGGNKDWVVPPPNDTKIYNDWASENRFQVGDTLRFHYKKDSVMEVTEAEYKKCNSTRPNFFSNTGNTVYTFDHSGSFYFISGAAGHCERGQRMIVKVMAAEDEDSPSGGDAIKSSGAAVSSVGVSKLVLVQFVMSYVVASVMF, via the exons ATGGCTAACTTCAACTGCAACATGATCTTTCTGTTTTCTCCGGTGATGTTTTTCTTCTGCTATGGTCATTTCGTCTCCGCCTTCGAGTTCCAAGTTGGTGGAAACAAAGACTGGGTTGTCCCTCCCCCCAACGACACCAAAATCTACAACGATTGGGCCTCTGAAAACCGGTTCCAAGTCGGCGACACCCTCC GCTTTCACTACAAGAAGGACTCGGTGATGGAGGTGACAGAGGCGGAGTACAAAAAGTGCAACTCGACTCGCCCCAACTTCTTCTCGAACACTGGAAACACCGTTTACACGTTCGACCACTCGGGCTCCTTCTACTTCATCAGTGGAGCCGCTGGACACTGCGAGAGGGGACAGCGCATGATAGTTAAGGTGATGGCGGCGGAGGATGAGGACTCTCCGTCGGGTGGTGACGCCATAAAATCTTCCGGTGCTGCGGTTTCCTCAGTCGGAGTCTCCAAACTTGTCCTTGTTCAGTTTGTTATGTCGTACGTTGTTGCTTCTGTTATGTTCTAG
- the LOC103411138 gene encoding uncharacterized protein, translating to MANLLINRTLKSVGNLKLIGSLSSRARPFSSTATATFEQPQSDGPSSSFTFSSDGKEDKNNSSAHDDSIYVKSPSSSSSKSEAASSVTMPMSFMTGSIVGKRFYKQVTTRPADDGNGWTVMLDYRTLKTPSKRPLKLPTLALAKAIAAEWEYQETDGIRPFSMPLMKHACTALERVPLTRPKVIDCLMKKFNQDLVFCRAPNDNDITSVVHDRQVEKMDPLLDWVKSEFGFKPAVYSSFFGGKQEDGLTKAIETLLKQTNDCELAAIDAIASSAHSLIIAIGIFRGKLQIEEAIELIRLEEDIQVDRWGLVEGGHDVDAADLRVQISSAAVFLGLSRRI from the exons ATGGCGAATTTGCTGATCAACAGAACCCTAAAATCAGTCGGAAACCTCAAACTGATCGGATCTCTCTCTTCTCGAGCTCGCCCCTTCAGCTCCACCGCCACCGCTACTTTCGAGCAGCCCCAATCCGACGGCCCATCTTCGTCATTCACCTTCTCCTCCGacggaaaagaagacaagaatAACAGCAGTGCCCACGATGACAGCATATACGTCAAGTCGCCGTCGAGTTCCAGCTCCAAGAGCGAAGCGGCGTCGTCGGTGACGATGCCGATGTCGTTCATGACGGGGTCCATCGTGGGAAAGAGATTTTACAAACAGGTGACGACGAGGCCGGCCGACGATGGCAATGGTTGGACTGTGATGCTTGATTACCGGACACTCAAAACGCCATCGAAGAGGCCCCTAAAGCTTCCTACTTTAGCCCTGGCGAAGGCTATTGCGGCAGAATGGGAATACCAG GAAACAGATGGGATTAGGCCCTTTTCAATGCCTCTCATGAAGCATGCTTGTACTGCACTGGAAAGAGTTCCTCTTACACGGCCAAAGGTTATAGAttgtttgatgaagaaattcaatCAAGATTTAGTCTTCTGTCGCGCCCCGAACGACAATGATATCACAAGTGTTGTCCATG ACCGACAAGTGGAAAAAATGGATCCTTTGCTTGATTGGGTGAAGTCAGAATTTGGCTTCAAGCCTGCTGTGTACTCAAGCTTTTTTGGTGGGAAGCAGGAGGATGGCCTCACAAAGGCTATAGAGACCTTACTAAAACAAACAAATGACTGTGAATTGGCAGCAATTGACGCCATCGCATCATCAGCACACTCGCTAATAATTGCTATTGGAATTTTTCGCGGGAAGTTACAGATTGAAGAAGCAATCGAGTTGATCAGACTCGAAGAAGATATACAG GTGGATAGATGGGGTTTGGTTGAAGGCGGTCATGATGTTGATGCAGCTGATCTCAGGGTACAGATCTCATCAGCTGCTGTATTCTTAGGTCTGTCAAGAAGGATTTAA
- the LOC103421459 gene encoding uncharacterized protein has translation MKRDGRQHGMVRTHRILPEPLNPRPATRHVNKFESPPTAGLFTKVPTKPTNHSKFTGKCGKPKCTECHIHPASKAKDKTKGNRKLKSSDVVSNHRLVTWRVVDGQPGLNSQLGLSATGLLDRLSRDYENDYDDGDDDHEINGYAVGYYDRDDDRTVENNVDDVEHHGDYEEMGFFNVDYVIDHQIEEDDGWCLVPQT, from the coding sequence ATGAAGAGAGATGGTCGCCAGCATGGGATGGTCCGGACACACCGGATCCTACCGGAGCCGTTGAACCCGAGACCGGCAACCCGACACGTCAACAAGTTCGAGTCTCCGCCCACGGCCGGATTGTTCACCAAGGTGCCAACCAAGCCCAccaaccactccaagttcaccGGCAAGTGCGGCAAGCCCAAGTGCACCGAGTGTCACATTCACCCGGCTTCCAAGGCCAAGGACAAGACCAAGGGCAACCGAAAGCTCAAGTCTTCCGACGTCGTTTCCAATCATCGGTTGGTCACTTGGCGGGTCGTGGACGGGCAACCCGGCTTGAATAGTCAATTGGGTTTGTCCGCCACGGGGTTGTTGGATCGTCTCTCTAGGGATTATGAGAATGACTATGATGATGGTGACGATGATCATGAAATCAATGGTTATGCAGTTGGATATTATGATAGAGATGATGATCGGACGGTGGAAAATAATGTTGATGATGTTGAGCATCATGGTGATTACGAAGAGATGGGTTTCTTTAATGTGGATTATGTGATTGATCATCAAATCGAGGAAGATGATGGTTGGTGCTTAGTGCCACAAACGTGA
- the LOC103429000 gene encoding succinate dehydrogenase [ubiquinone] iron-sulfur subunit 2, mitochondrial-like, with protein MATGLIRRAIASAASSGSTAAASFRYVCVRAMASEAQAQQVDLKARDKTDIKTFSIYRWNPDNPKKPELKEYEIDLKECGPMVLDALIKIKNEMDPTLTFRRSCREGICGSCAMNIDGCNGLACLTKIAPSEAGASMITPLPHMFVIKDLVVDMTNFYNQYKSIEPWLKRKSPAAELDGKEIKQSKKDRAKLDGMYECILCACCSTSCPSYWWNPESYLGPAALLHANRWISDSRDEYTKERLDAINDEFKLYRCHTILNCARACPKGLNPGKQIQHIKQLQLKP; from the exons ATGGCGACGGGGTTGATACGGAGGGCCATTGCTTCTGCGGCGTCGTCGGGATCGACGGCGGCGGCGTCGTTTCGTTACGTGTGCGTCCGGGCTATGGCGTCGGAGGCCCAGGCCCAGCAGGTGGACCTCAAGGCCCGAGACAAAACGGACATCAAGACCTTCTCAATCTACCGGTGGAACCCGGACAACCCGAAGAAGCCGGAGCTCAAGGAGTACGAGATCGACCTCAAGGAGTGCGGGCCCATGGTGCTCGACGCCCTCATCAAGATCAAGAACGAGATGGATCCCACCCTCACCTTCCGGCGATCTTGCCGGGAAGGGATCTGCGGCTCCTGCGCCATGAACATCGACGGCTGCAACGGCCTGGCCTGCCTGACGAAGATAGCGCCGTCGGAGGCGGGCGCCTCGATGATCACGCCGCTGCCGCACATGTTTGTGATCAAGGACCTGGTGGTGGATATGACGAACTTCTACAACCAGTACAAGAGCATCGAGCCGTGGCTGAAGCGGAAGAGCCCGGCGGCGGAGTTGGATGGGAAGGAGATAAAGCAGAGCAAGAAGGATAGGGCGAAGCTGGATGGGATGTACGAGTGCATTCTGTGCGCCTGCTGTAGCACGTCCTGCCCTAGCTACTGGTGGAACCCTGAGTCTTACTTGGGCCCCGCCGCCTTGCTCCACGCCAATCG GTGGATAAGTGACAGCCGTGACGAATACACAAAGGAGCGACTGGATGCAATAAACGACGAGTTCAAGCTCTACCGATGCCATACCATATTGAACTGTGCTCGTGCCTGCCCGAAGGGTTTGAACCCCGGAAAGCAGATCCAACATATCAAGCAGCTCCAGCTGAAGCCCTAA
- the LOC103428999 gene encoding cystinosin homolog has protein sequence MASWNSIPLEITYEVLGWVAFLSWTVGAYPQIVLNFRRKSVVGLNFDFVVLNLTKQSAYLIYNASLYFSTAVQKQYLEKYGKEQMIPVAANDVAFSIHAVLMTAVTLCQIAIYERGNQKVSKISFGIVAAVWLGAAVCVFLALPTHSWLWLISIFNSIQVFMTVIKYIPQASMNFLRKSTDGFSIGNILLDFSGGVANYAQMAVQSIDQGSWVNFYGNMGKTLLSLISIFFDLIFMNQHFVLYRGKRALIAPKIISKESTEPLIKSSDDPVSENV, from the exons ATGGCGTCGTGGAATTCGATTCCGTTGGAAATCACATACGAAGTTCTGGGATGGGTGGCGTTCCTGAGTTGGACCGTCGGTGCCTACCCGCAAATCGTCTTAAATTTCCGCCGGAAAAG TGTTGTGGGGCTGAACTTCGATTTCGTGGTGCTGAATTTGACGAAGCAATCCGCCTATCTCATTTACAACGCCAGTCTTTACTTCAGCACGGCCGTCCAAAAGCAGTACCTTGAAAAGTACGGCAAAGAACAG ATGATACCTGTTGCAGCAAATGATGTTGCTTTCTCTATTCATGCCGTTTTGATGACGGCAGTTACCCTGTGCCAAATTGCAATCTATGAA CGCGGAAATCAGAAGGTCTCCAAGATTTCCTTTGGAATTGTTGCTGCCGTGTGGTTAGGTGCTGCAGTTTGTGTTTTCTTAGCTCTGCCAACCCATTCCTGGCTTTGGTTGATCTCAATTTTCAA CTCAATTCAAGTTTTTATGACAGTCATCAAATATATTCCCCAG GCATCCATGAACTTCCTGCGGAAGAGCACAGATGGATTCAGCATTGGCAACATTTTACTTGACTTTTCCGGAGGGGTGGCTAATTATGCACAAATGGCCGTGCAGTCTATAGATCAAG GTTCTTGGGTGAATTTCTATGGAAATATGGGAAAGACGCTGCTGTCTTTG ATATCTATATTCTTTGACCTTATATTCATGAATCAACACTTTGTGCTGTATCGCGGCAAGAGAGCATTGATCGCCCCTAAAATCATCAGTAAGGAGAGCACGGAACCACTTATCAAGTCTTCCGATGACCCAGTTTCCGAAAATGTATAA